The sequence TCGCGCAGGCGCCGCGCTGATCTTCTGCGCTGGAGTCGGCGTGGTTGGGGTGGTCGGCGAGGTCTTTGACGTTGATGTGGAGGGAGACGTGGGGTCGTTCTCCGCCTTCTTCGCCGGCGATTGCGGAGTTGAGGTAGCGGCGCAGCAGTTCGGTGAACCCGTCGACCCTGCGCTGTCCGGGGGTGCGGGTGTCTATGGTTCCGTCCTGCGCGGGTCGCGGCTTGGAGAGTCCGGAGAGCGCGGAGAGCAGCATTTCGCCGGTGACGGCGTCGAGGTCGCCTTTGACGGCGACGCGTCCGTTGAGTGTTCGGGAGGCGTGGAATTCGTTGAGTTCGGTGTCTTCGGCGGGCGGCGGGTCGTCGGATTCGAAGGCGCGTTCGAGGCGCGCGATGACGGCCCGCACGGCGTCGGTGTTGGCGGTTGGACCGCTCGCCGCGTACAGCAACGCGTTTCGGCAGTCGTCCATCGCTTCGAGTGGCATGCCTTTGGGCGGTCTCTCGCAGAATTTCATGATCAGTGCGGCGTGCTCCGCCGAGATAGTGGTGTCGAAGTATGCGTCCGCGATTTCCGGTTGGGAACGTAAACCTCGTCCCAACATCACGATTCGTCCCGCCGCACCGACCTCGAGCAATGTTGTGGAGGCCAGCCACATCTTGGTGTTCGGAAAGCCGAGCACATCGACCTTGCAGCGGTGGTCGACGGCACCGACGAGCCTGACGCGCAAAGCCTCGAGTCGCTGAATCTTCTCCGACACAGCAACCACCGATTCGAGCAACTCGGCCTCGGCCAGACGCCACGCATCACCGACCGCCGTCGCCAGAATCTCGTCCGACGCCAATATCTGGTCCGGCAACGCCCCCTGAATATCCTCCCCGATCCCCATCGCTCGAATCATACTTCGAACTCATGTTCGAGTCAATGGCGCCTGCCAATCCCGCCCAACCGCATCGTCGTCAAGCGGACAATGGCGGCATGGCAACTACGGGGGTGGTCCGTAGCTGGGACATCGGGAGGATGCAGGGCATCATCGACTCCGACGCCACCCCCGGTGGCGCGTGGACGCATTTCAGCTCCGTCGCGGGCCCAGGTTGCCGTTCGCTGACGCCAGGACAGCACGTCACCTTCGAACCCGAGAGAGTGGTCAGCGGAACGCAGGACGGCTACCACCACCGTGCACTCGATCTTCGAAGGCGACGGAGACCAGCCTCGAGCCACCCGATCAGACACCGGCTGTACGGTCCTCAGGCAACTCGACTTCTGAGCCCCTGAGGATTCGGGTGCACTGATCGCATCGATGTGCGCGCGAGGGGTTGAACTGCTGGGTCTGCGAGGGCGA comes from Rhodococcus oxybenzonivorans and encodes:
- a CDS encoding HNH endonuclease signature motif containing protein; this translates as MGIGEDIQGALPDQILASDEILATAVGDAWRLAEAELLESVVAVSEKIQRLEALRVRLVGAVDHRCKVDVLGFPNTKMWLASTTLLEVGAAGRIVMLGRGLRSQPEIADAYFDTTISAEHAALIMKFCERPPKGMPLEAMDDCRNALLYAASGPTANTDAVRAVIARLERAFESDDPPPAEDTELNEFHASRTLNGRVAVKGDLDAVTGEMLLSALSGLSKPRPAQDGTIDTRTPGQRRVDGFTELLRRYLNSAIAGEEGGERPHVSLHINVKDLADHPNHADSSAEDQRGACATDPSPFAVDGVAWTEWMGPLSLRAARLLSCDSIYTPIVLDDHGAPLDLGTTTRTVTKRQRKALVARDRGCAFPGCSAPPSWCEGHHIVHWSAGGPSDMDNLVLLCGFHHRLLHHSDWEIDIGADRHPAFIPPRQVDRERTPIPAHNQDRPRAA